The following are encoded together in the Candidatus Zixiibacteriota bacterium genome:
- a CDS encoding transposase yields the protein ECLLKNQEALLTYFRYPKEHWVSLKTTNPIESIFATVKLRTNAARRIKSPRSALYLIFQLIVRAQKRWRRINAPHLVTKVLAGVTFEDGIEVRSRNNQTEKHAA from the coding sequence TCGAGTGTCTGTTGAAGAACCAGGAGGCATTGCTGACGTACTTTCGGTATCCGAAGGAGCACTGGGTGTCGCTGAAAACGACCAATCCGATCGAGTCGATCTTCGCCACCGTCAAGCTGCGAACCAACGCGGCGCGACGAATCAAGTCACCGCGCTCGGCGCTGTACTTGATCTTCCAGTTGATCGTAAGAGCACAGAAGCGCTGGCGCCGGATCAACGCGCCGCACCTGGTGACGAAAGTGCTGGCGGGAGTGACGTTCGAGGACGGAATTGAGGTCAGAAGCAGAAACAATCAGACCGAAAAGCACGCTGCTTGA
- the secG gene encoding preprotein translocase subunit SecG — protein MFIAWVVFHVIVCFALIIVVLMQSAKGEGLAGGTAFGGGVSSAVFGGRGAASFLSKATTVLAIVFFVNCGALALMSASTRVAVTGAAEEVTGESEVTRRARQEQERQLERLQRQQDAAAQDSLQRMEGQTQTINLDSLGLGLPQDTTAPSGE, from the coding sequence TTGTTTATCGCCTGGGTTGTCTTTCATGTTATCGTTTGTTTCGCCCTGATAATTGTGGTGCTGATGCAGTCGGCCAAGGGCGAGGGTCTGGCGGGCGGCACCGCGTTTGGGGGCGGAGTTTCATCGGCGGTTTTCGGCGGTCGCGGGGCGGCGTCGTTTTTGTCTAAAGCGACTACGGTGCTGGCGATCGTGTTTTTCGTAAATTGCGGCGCGCTGGCGTTAATGTCGGCCAGCACGCGAGTGGCGGTAACCGGTGCCGCCGAAGAGGTCACGGGCGAATCCGAGGTTACTCGAAGGGCGCGCCAGGAGCAGGAACGGCAGTTGGAGCGCTTGCAGCGCCAGCAGGATGCCGCCGCTCAGGACTCGCTGCAACGAATGGAAGGCCAGACCCAGACGATCAATCTGGATAGCCTCGGCCTCGGCCTCCCACAGGACACAACCGCCCCGAGCGGCGAATGA